The following proteins are co-located in the Halostella salina genome:
- a CDS encoding outer membrane protein assembly factor BamB family protein: MTTHGRRHFLTAVGGSSTTLLAGCGSSGSGSAVGDRKIERVWFRVRSNGNIQFALRFEDDIDVDSLEDPEQFINVSNGATVELDGSVTLDWYDHATVDRSSLSRARDRSIGEFDSLDDSDWDSLTESYTGSVAGAERPGGVTGRIRDAVATVDPSEFGEIELEIPEIAVTVPVADGPDTVQVQYPDGQIHSAPYVPPSLDEDELVLTDRSFDGEFTVDFENERITWESKNYEGENEWEFPTGTPTEGLNTRQIEGEAATILVENSIVALSPAYGSLRAIWRSRWEFFDWVASIAVDPTAAAEQVADNATEVVRETLGWLGPTGSSDVAEQYMIAGLQVGVALRYSAQAARVAGGVASTLTTAVDIAAGYQKVTALADETNGLIKDVMKGFDYSYINPAVHPLLHRFMAEKASVSIATHNGDSNIEDYRDVVEKIAGEYDAAYTQVNTEYAGGNAETRQLQSRIHDSVKRRVEILRTAKVNDIVDTALTTAETRSPVQPATQFQLDNANTGFDPDLLEPSAEGKPAAERLSAVESDVRPVVADGRVYGCSGSRLLAFDQGREMVWEQPLNGDGDIVTTPTVDDGVIYVGTDEPALYALELGAEGLSQQWRLADTFEENPLSPTVHDGRLYTATGAERLYQISSASEVTETVELSFGGPTSPRQSLATDGQRLFVSGQYGIRAFDVPSLAPAWETARETADYTNDVPAVSTDGPRVVYSPEGNELVARQPADGTTVWRSERDTFASVPTVTAERVFVGSGARQELRAYPRGTDRATPRPPESRVELDGDIVGEVTAAGAHVYCSTAQSVYCLDRASLDTVWRVDDALGGNTVSSTPVVSGGRVYVATTGGIFALGE; encoded by the coding sequence ATGACGACCCACGGTCGACGCCACTTTCTAACGGCCGTGGGCGGCAGTAGTACCACATTACTGGCCGGTTGCGGCTCGTCCGGGTCGGGGAGCGCGGTCGGAGACAGGAAAATAGAGCGGGTGTGGTTCCGCGTTCGGTCGAACGGAAACATCCAGTTCGCGTTGCGATTCGAGGACGACATCGACGTCGACAGTCTCGAGGATCCAGAGCAGTTCATCAACGTCTCGAACGGCGCCACCGTGGAACTGGATGGGTCGGTCACCCTCGATTGGTACGACCACGCGACTGTCGATCGGTCGAGCCTGTCGAGGGCCCGCGACCGATCCATCGGTGAATTCGACTCCCTGGACGATTCGGACTGGGACTCATTGACCGAATCCTATACTGGGTCAGTAGCCGGCGCAGAACGACCGGGGGGCGTCACCGGGCGTATCAGAGATGCCGTTGCGACAGTCGACCCGAGTGAGTTCGGCGAGATCGAACTCGAAATCCCGGAAATAGCAGTCACGGTCCCCGTGGCGGACGGGCCCGATACCGTACAGGTACAGTACCCGGACGGACAGATCCACTCGGCACCGTACGTCCCACCCTCGCTGGACGAGGACGAACTGGTACTTACCGACAGGAGTTTCGACGGCGAGTTCACCGTCGACTTCGAGAACGAGCGGATCACGTGGGAGAGCAAGAACTACGAGGGCGAAAACGAATGGGAGTTTCCCACCGGAACACCGACGGAGGGCCTCAATACGCGACAAATCGAGGGAGAGGCGGCTACCATTCTGGTCGAGAACTCGATAGTCGCCCTCAGCCCGGCGTACGGCTCACTCCGGGCGATATGGCGCTCTCGGTGGGAGTTTTTCGACTGGGTGGCAAGCATCGCCGTCGATCCGACAGCCGCAGCCGAACAGGTGGCCGATAACGCCACGGAAGTGGTCAGAGAGACACTGGGATGGCTCGGTCCGACGGGGAGTTCGGACGTGGCCGAACAGTACATGATCGCCGGACTGCAGGTCGGAGTCGCGCTCCGATACTCCGCCCAAGCAGCGCGGGTCGCCGGGGGAGTTGCCTCGACGCTGACTACGGCAGTGGACATCGCTGCCGGCTATCAGAAGGTGACGGCACTCGCGGACGAAACCAACGGGCTCATCAAAGATGTCATGAAGGGGTTCGACTATTCATATATAAACCCGGCCGTCCACCCGCTGCTCCATCGGTTCATGGCCGAGAAGGCCAGCGTCTCGATCGCAACACACAACGGCGATTCGAACATCGAAGACTACCGGGACGTAGTCGAAAAGATAGCAGGCGAGTACGACGCGGCATACACCCAGGTCAACACCGAGTACGCAGGTGGCAATGCGGAGACACGACAGCTTCAATCCAGGATACATGACTCGGTCAAGAGGCGTGTAGAAATACTGCGGACCGCGAAAGTAAACGACATCGTCGACACGGCGCTGACAACCGCGGAGACTCGAAGCCCAGTCCAGCCGGCCACCCAGTTCCAGCTGGACAACGCCAACACCGGGTTCGACCCCGACCTACTGGAGCCGTCGGCTGAGGGCAAACCAGCAGCGGAACGCCTGTCCGCCGTGGAGTCCGACGTGCGGCCGGTGGTCGCGGATGGCCGAGTATACGGGTGTAGCGGTAGCCGTCTCCTCGCTTTCGATCAGGGGCGTGAGATGGTCTGGGAGCAGCCCTTGAATGGGGACGGCGACATCGTAACCACTCCCACCGTCGACGACGGCGTGATCTACGTCGGTACTGACGAACCGGCACTCTACGCGCTGGAACTCGGAGCCGAAGGACTCAGCCAACAGTGGCGCCTCGCCGATACGTTCGAGGAGAACCCTCTGTCCCCGACAGTTCACGACGGCCGACTGTACACCGCGACCGGGGCCGAGCGGCTCTACCAGATCAGCTCTGCCAGCGAGGTGACGGAAACCGTCGAACTGTCGTTTGGCGGGCCGACGTCTCCTCGACAATCGCTTGCGACGGATGGGCAGCGACTCTTCGTGAGCGGGCAGTACGGAATCAGAGCCTTCGATGTGCCTTCGCTGGCGCCTGCGTGGGAAACCGCACGTGAGACTGCGGACTACACGAACGACGTTCCAGCAGTCAGCACCGATGGACCGCGGGTAGTGTATTCCCCGGAAGGGAACGAACTCGTGGCTCGACAGCCCGCGGACGGAACTACCGTCTGGCGGAGCGAGCGTGACACGTTCGCTAGCGTTCCGACGGTTACCGCCGAGCGCGTGTTCGTCGGTTCGGGTGCCAGACAGGAACTGCGAGCGTACCCCCGGGGGACCGATAGGGCTACCCCACGGCCGCCGGAATCGCGTGTCGAGCTGGATGGCGACATCGTCGGCGAGGTGACTGCCGCGGGAGCGCACGTGTACTGCTCCACCGCACAGTCGGTCTACTGCCTCGACAGGGCATCGCTTGATACGGTCTGGCGCGTGGACGACGCTCTTGGGGGGAACACGGTGAGTTCCACACCTGTTGTGAGCGGAGGAAGGGTCTACGTCGCTACGACTGGAGGGATATTCGCGCTTGGCGAGTGA